A window of Branchiostoma floridae strain S238N-H82 chromosome 9, Bfl_VNyyK, whole genome shotgun sequence genomic DNA:
GGACTTCAACTAAGTCGTAAAAGCTTGGGGCAAAGAAGTTTAAAAGCAAGGCATGTAACTAGCTAGCGTAACGTTACTTGTACTTTTACCACAGCCAAGGGCACAACTACTCAAATTTGGGGCATATTTACGCTCTTAGCTTGAAACATCATTGACTAGCCGTCTTCGTAAATGAGTTATCATAGAACTTCCATGGCCAAAAAATCGAAAAAGCTTGGGGCAAAGAAGTTTAAGTGCAAGGCATGTAACTAGGTAGCGTAACGTTACTTGTACCTTTACCACAGCCGAGGGTAGACTCCCTTaattgcagtcttcggaacggggctgggttccacagcaaactccttttctcggcaaactccctttcccggcacaagagaacataccCAACCTTGaaaatcgccccccccccccccaaaaaaaacaccccagccccgttccgaagactgcaagggagtctaagCTGAGGGAACAGCTACTCAAATTTCGGGGAATATTTACGAATGATGATGAGGCCTTttataaatatgaataaacaaagctCAAACCACGGGTCCGACGTTGTACCGCCCTTGCTTAAACTATACATTGTGCTCATAACTTTGGACGCAAGAACGGCCATcgttgaaaatcagtaggtacaGCGAGAAAAAAACACGGGTTAGGAAGAAATACTTTACTGTGCTAGCGCATAGACTGACTACACAGAAAAATTAGGTTTAGCTCTGATCTCCCCAAAGTGTATGTGTCCAGAAAATAATATGGGACAAAGGAATAAAAAGTATAATGTAACGTTTTTTACATGACTGGTTTCGTTATCTATTGGTACAATCTAGCTATGTCCTCTGGTCTGAGGCATAAGGAGTCAGGCATATCCAGGCATGCTACCGGAGGTTATTTATACCTATCACAacacagcaagtgaattttgTGGAGGACATTAACCTTTGCGTCCACTAATTTTCACCTAATTTCTAAAGACAATTACCCTCCAGAAATGGTCAACATGCACTTGATGCAGAAAATGGGGGAAGATACGACGTAAATGTCTTTCAGTTCTATAAAAAAAACGACTTGGTACTGTAAATAGTCATTTTATTTGCACatgtcatgtaacgttagaaatttctatttctatttttctgtcCGGCGGTAAAACAGGCTCTCGGTTCAGGAGAATTCAGTTGAGACGAAGTGAGCATAGCCAGTATCATGTAGTCACAGTCAATctgcccaaggaggttaaattaTCCGCTACAAAGATAGCACATAGAGACTCAGCCACAGAACTTCtgttatttttttgtatcttttgacctggacgtgctatggtcttgatttttttcagtgacagatagcttgtgacgaaAGGAAGGCGTGGTGTGtttaccccctccccccaaaaagcctagcagcttgctctggaactgcaataATCTAACGGTCTTTTCTAAATATAGGATCATCAAAGTTGCAGACATGGTGACACACATGGCGAGCTCGAGAATGACTACGGCGTTTTGGGGCTGCACTTTTTTGGGTTTCCTCGTCTTCGTTGGGATCGGCTTTATTTCCACAAACATGTATGAGAACAGCATGCCGAGTTCAAACTGGGCGCCACCTCACAAGATGCCCAACAGGTACTGTAACTTGCGCTTCATTAATATATTCATGAAGTTTGTAGCTCGAAGGCAAGGTTCCCCAAATCAAACTGTCCCAAGCGTGACTGTGTCTGTATCCCCCTCATGTCGAGTGCAGATATCCTGATCTAGATAGAGtgtattgtttttaaaattCTAAGTCCTGGTGTAATATTCATATTATATCACTGTCATATATGTCTCCGAGGTttccaccatgtacttgcaatatgCCTCCGGgaatgaacttgcaaataaactttctatatGTATTACACGTATCAGTAATAAACAAGTAGAGAAGATAAGATAACGCatcagaaaatattacatgtagtagtgaACAATTTCCTTTAAAATTCATTAACAGGAAATTTTCCGGCACACGTGGTGAAGAAATCTGTGACGTCAAGCAAAACTTCGTGTTCGTGAAGGTACACAAAGCAGGAGGAACAACAGCAACCTGCATCTTCCAACGCTTCGGCTACGAACACAACCTGACCTTCGTTCTTCCTATGAAGATCAATAGTGAGGTCGGCTGGCCCAACATCTTAAAACGAGAAGACTTCATTCCGTCGGCGGACGGCACATTTAACGTTCTAGTTGATCACACTGTCTATCATAGGAAGTTGTTAGATCATATCATGCCTCCCGATACTGTCTACATCGCCATTCTTAGACATCCACTAGCTCAACTcagatctgttttcaacggGTATGGCCTTGCCAAAAGGTTCCCTGAATTGAAAGGAGTAGACCCTGTTGCTTCGTTCCTGAAGGATCccgaaaaataccaaattccTTACGTCACAAAGTCAAAAGCACCTTACACCCTTTCCAAGAACTTCATGGCGTACGATCTTGGATTCCCTCCAGGACTTTTTGATGACCGATCCTCTGTCGATGAGTTTGTCCAAAAGATAGCCAGAGAAATTGATTTGGTTCTTATTCTAGAGCACTTCAGCGAATCACTTGTATTGTTGAGGCGGATGATGTGCTGGACGTTGAAAGACATTCTGTATAATGTtagtcccaaaaatctgaaggAGTACAGAAAACCAACAACGGAAAATGCAAGTTTAGTTGAGGCTCATCGTCGCTGGAGCAATGTGgattatattttatatgattATTTCAATGCGACGCTTTGGCAGAAAATTCAAGATGAGAACAACGATTTTCACCAAGAGgtgcgccattttgaaaacgtACTGCAGTCAATGACGACAAACTGTACCAAGGCAAATGTGACGCCAGTTTCTACGTGGGAAGTTAACAATGCAGCGGGAAGGCAGACAATTCCGAGAACAGCTTGGCACGATCAGTTTGATATAGATCCGCACTTGTGCCTAAAGCTGAAAATGGAATGGCAGGACTGGGAATAcgttttgaaaaagaaacatgtGCACAGGCCGATGGTGAAAAATGGTACAGATATAGTCAAAAGCACCATACAGTACACACGCCCCAAAATTCTGGATCAAACCCTactttcaaatgtcttcaaCATAACGTCGGAACAGGACGTGTAATTGCAAAAGACGGCGTTTTAAAAGTTAGACATATTCTTAGTGCTTGTGTTAGCTTCTGTAAGCCTTGATACTGTTCATTGTTTTCCCTATACTAATCTGGACACAGCCACTTGTGGTTTTAGTGTTagctaggccatgttgattcgattatatgatGTCATCCTCTGGGAAGctcaaaactgatgtgagcgtacGAATAAAgcgttttgcaaaaaaaaagttgccttcattataaaatctaagtgtATGGCATGCCGAACAATAgtcttcatttttattcttttacattttttctttgactgtGAAATCAACTTTGTCATTTTACGACATTACTATCCTTTTTACGATATTTTTTTTGATTATAGAAATATCATAGAAATTCGTCGTTTCTTAGTCTAGTTATCCTCCATGAATCAGTTTACataaacgcccctgcagttctatcAAAACCTGCTAGGGgtcccaaacctataccacttctTATCATAAGCTATCTACCATCAAAAATTCAATGCTAGATAACAGGAACACACCTAGATTAAAACTGTTTATTCAATACCCATTTCTGTGTACAAGGTGCACAATTTGTTACTCAACTGACAAGTTCTATCTCAAAGACACAACAATATCCAAGCAAATTTATTACATATCCATATACTCAGAAGTTATTTGAGGCAGACGAAAAAGAATGTTGCTACCATTCTGGAACAAGGTGGCCACTCTTGTACAAGAATGGCCGCAAAATCACGAAATAAAGCTTCAAGAAAGAACAAAAGACTATCGTTCACTACTATTAAAAAAACTAAGTACGTACTTTGGGCACAAGTCCTACACACCctcataccaaattttaggttaTTTGGCTTTAgcacaagggcataggagcaaaacatgtacatttgttgtcAAAATAGCCCCCAAATTGCTTATTTTTTAAGTAATGTAAGTTATAAAAAGTGTTCATGGACATCGCCCTTTGCCGAGTTCCCGGCGAACCGAAAAATTAATATTCTCCGTCTATATCTCCGTTTGTATCTCGATTtccataacaatgtccagacgtgatTTGTTTATTACTCAGGgcccttcacctttgacatattactcaTTCCTGTCGCTGTGCATGCGTACTCGAGACGGTGAAAATACTTATATTTCAAAAGCTGACTTGGTTGAGccatgtttggaaatgtgtctTACCGTAACCTGACAGGTGGTGCTATTAAATAGGTCAATCATCTAATGAAATGCTACCATACATTAGAGGATCCGGCCTGGTAGAGAAAATCTATTTTCCTGTTGCCGGATCGATCCTCTCAGAACATTTCTGGAAAGCCGAATAAATAAATACGTCCGGGTCCACACCGTACACCTGGATGAGAGCAATTGATTGTTCTAAAAATCAgacaaaaatgataacataaaaaataaaacatatatgtacatgtaatgcgcGGTTTTAAAGTTTACAGCCGGTTATGACTGGAATGGTTGAAACAGCAACACCTAGCTACATTGTGGGAAGGAACCAGTTAGTTCTAGTATTGTCCTGATCAAGGTGACAGACGGTGACCTAAACGTCGGCTGGGAAAAATTGAAACTTGTTTGAGTACAAATACCTCGTTATAtcatttaacctccttggtcacacaGTGATTAACTgaactattcacggatgtaCGTACGTGCAAATGTAACAATAGCGTCCTTGGTCTAGTGATACAATGCGGGTGAAACTTGCATGTAGCATGAGCTCTGGAAAAAAACGTAATGGCATGATGCATAACTCAATCAAAAGTCCGGACTGTGACTGGAATTTTGCTTACCCGCCTCTTACCTACCCACTAACAGGAGTCtggaaaatatcattacaaacaCAAATATCCATCCTCAGCTCTTCCAGTCATGCTGTGCACAACAAACAGACCTACAAACTTTAATTGTTACTTTACTTTATCCGTCCGCTTGTACCGCTGGGGGGACCCACAAACAGCACTCGAAACATGACCTAGGCgaatgcaacaacaacaaaagcattCCTCATTAACTCAGACTTTCTGGCAGAAAAG
This region includes:
- the LOC118422557 gene encoding galactose-3-O-sulfotransferase 2-like isoform X2 produces the protein MVTHMASSRMTTAFWGCTFLGFLVFVGIGFISTNMYENSMPSSNWAPPHKMPNRKFSGTRGEEICDVKQNFVFVKVHKAGGTTATCIFQRFGYEHNLTFVLPMKINSEVGWPNILKREDFIPSADGTFNVLVDHTVYHRKLLDHIMPPDTVYIAILRHPLAQLRSVFNGYGLAKRFPELKGVDPVASFLKDPEKYQIPYVTKSKAPYTLSKNFMAYDLGFPPGLFDDRSSVDEFVQKIAREIDLVLILEHFSESLVLLRRMMCWTLKDILYNVSPKNLKEYRKPTTENASLVEAHRRWSNVDYILYDYFNATLWQKIQDENNDFHQEVRHFENVLQSMTTNCTKANVTPVSTWEVNNAAGRQTIPRTAWHDQFDIDPHLCLKLKMEWQDWEYVLKKKHVHRPMVKNGTDIVKSTIQYTRPKILDQTLLSNVFNITSEQDV